Below is a genomic region from Kryptolebias marmoratus isolate JLee-2015 linkage group LG12, ASM164957v2, whole genome shotgun sequence.
TTCTGAGTTTGAGTTCTATGTAACTAATGTGGAACCATAAAGCCATATTAATGTGAATGAGAAGGAAACTACAAATAAGTGTCCTGTGCTTAGAGGTGCTCTGAAAATTGCCTTAAATCTGTGCATTTATTCCAACCTGCTAGTTTTTATGCAATTATTTTCTATCGatgaaataatacatttaaaaagaatatatttttaagtgtttggtCAAAGTTGGGGTGAAGCATTTAAATATTGAAGCATTTCCTCTTTTGTGcacttttttatgtcaaaacattGAAACTGGCATTTGTAATGTCATCTAATTTTGCAGAAATAGTGACAtgattgtcattttaaaaatgcacaaaagtttatttaaaaaaaaaaagtctgaccaAGATAGTATACAGAAAGCTGAGCtgatgttatatatatatatatatatataagaaagaaaagaaaaatgtttgtggTGAAATATGGttcatagttttgtttttctccacaaaaaatataattattgaCAAGCAACAAGCACAGTTGCATTTGTCACAAACGTGTAATATTGAACAACTTTGTACGAGCCAGAGGTCATCAAAGTTTTATATAATTCAAGTCTTtccaaagtttaaataaaaagctactTTTCTAAAACATTACACTTTGTTGCGATAtggtttttcacattttcagttGCGGGGCCATCAATTTTAAGTTCTGTTTGAGTGATTTAAACAAAAGGTcaatattattccacatgtaaTTTATATGGGGACTAAAGCTATTTATGaaaatcagtttaattcaaacgtattttagctaaataaaattaaatatttcagtttttctcgattgtttacacacattttctgaaagcatGCCTCATACTCTCAGAACTCTACACACGAatcaaaaaaaacacacacacacaatgggcAAAACTCTTCAATTCTCctgcaaaatgaaactttacattcaaaacaatgttatctcttttaaaattgtattttgttttcatatgaCACACAAACCATAGACATTTATAAGAACCAGTTGAACATCGGTGTGCCTAATGTGAAACACTATGATAAATGGAAAACACTTCCAATCCCACAACAAAGATGGCCGCTGATCTGTGACGTATGCCAAGGGGTGTCCTGTTCACTGCCTGAAGGCCCTCGCGAAACAAACAAATTGgggtccttttttttccccgaaGGCTAGCTGTTCAGAGTCATGTTGTTTTAGATAATCATAAATTTCCTCCTGATAATTTCATGAGCCGGTTTTAAAGAAGCAGTTCGAGCTGTAATAACGGAAAATAAGTTTTGTGTGGTTGTTGCTTTTTACGTCCTGACTGGTTTCGTTTTTTAAACGTCGacggagtgttttttttttttcgttttcgGTCGCCGTCAAAGCGGAGCTAACGTTAGCCGACAAGCTTTTCCCGACAACAGCCTCAACTGTGGTATTTATTAGTCCGAATTATAACAGGTGAGATTAAGTGGAGTGTGTAGGGTTTAACAATAACACTGCTGTAATATTTCCTTTATGTGCGCCGTTTTCTGGCAGTTTGTTTCGTAACGAGTAAAGAGGAGGCTAACTCGGCTAAATTATTCATCACTTCTAACTGCCTTTCTTTATCAGTGCTAGTAATTTAACCAACCCGCGTTGCTAAGTCAGTAGAAACAACCTTAgccgtgtgtttgttttgtgcccAACTTGAAAAAAACTGATcggtttaggtttgtttttccacaggGAGGCGTTGATGAGCAGTAATGTCTGGTATTGCTCTTAGCAGACTGTCTCAGGAGCGCAAAGCCTGGAGGAAAGACCACCCATTTGTAAGCACATCATCATCACCCCCCACCATGTTCTGTTTCGGATATCATCACTGTCATGTCCCGGTGCACATGGATAATAATACATGTTCCACCTTGACACCGAGTGGCACCTGCTgacccgtgtctgtgtgttaatCTCGCagggttttgttgctgttcCCACTAAGAATCCAGATGGAACCATGAATCTGATGAACTGGGAGTGTGCCATCCCTGGGAAGAAAGGAGTAAGTTACCATGTAGCGCGATGGATCCCAAAGCTGGGGTTCGGGGCCTCACTTTGGGGTCACAAAGCACCAGGTCAGGGGGTCGTGAGATGCTCTGAGgggatgaaaagaaaattaacgGCTGCTGATAGGATCGTTTTTACACCTGGCACCTGATCCAGAGCACCTCTTTTGGCTTAACCGttacaagataaaaaaattacaattataAATGGCTGAATAGTAAATGAAACTTATTTAGCGCTTGTCTAATTTGCTTTTGTCAAAGTTTGCACACTTCAGCCAGTAATAGTCGGGGTCATGAGTCAATCGTCTGTCATTTTGTGGGTCGTAAGTTGAAAtgttttggggggaaaaaacaatctGGCGCCATGAATTTGGTTTCAAATTTCAACTGGAGTTGTGGAGCTTTACAGCGGCTACGCATTAGAGAGcgtatgcaaaaaaaaagtaaagttgcTTGTGAGTTAAACGGTAAATGCCTACACTTGTATaacactttatctagtccaaggaccccaaagcgttTCACACTTCATTCAGtgattcacccattcatccactgtaaactacattgtagccacagctgccctggggtgggctgacagaagtgaggctgccatcacaccggcgccaccagcaggcaaggcaggtgaagtgtcttgcctaAGGACACACCGGCTTAGACAGACAGAGCAGGGGTTCGAACCGGCAACCCACCGGTTACAGGACGAGCCCCTACTTCCTTAGCCGTGGCCTCTTAATTACTTATAACTCAAGCAGAAGTGTTGGCTCCTGTCAGCCATTCTTGGTGCTCAATCAGTGCATTTTTACGGTATTTTGACCAAATTTGcactaaatatttgttttttggacaTGAAAAGTAACCCaagcactgacaaaaaaaataaacacttggGTCTGGAAATGTACAGAATTTCATAACAAAAGAATGTGTGTTAGTAATCTTAGTTAAAGGTTGTGTATTATAGgtggtaaaatgtgtttttcaaacacattttacattctTTCATTACATTTGGTAATACCTTGTATTCATGAGTAAATCTTTACTATCTGAAGGATTCAAGTCAGAGGAAGGCAGCCAGCTTGAGCAGCTCACTTAGTTTATCTGATTTGAATATATTTAGCTATAAATAAATCATGGAAAAAGCCAAATTCTGCCTAAATAACCAGACAGGTGCCAGTCAGTCACTGGTAGTTTTTATTacttaatttgttcttttttttgggggggggggtgatttGATTTTCTAGGAAGGAATTATCTCCTAATATTGGAGATGTTAAACAGTTAGTCATTTTTCTTaaacagtgtgtttttgttgactcAGTAACAAAAGCGAGAATCAGAACTGAAAATATCGTGCGATTAATCGCTCAGCCTTCCTTTTCCTGTTGCTTTCGACGTCTTGTGTGTGTTCTCAGTTCACTAAAGCTCTTGTTTCCCCTTTCCTCCATTAGACCTTATGGGAGGGGGGACTCTATAAGCTCAGAATGCTGTTCAAAGACGACTACCCTTCCTCTCCACCCAAATGTGAGTAGCACTCCTTTACAATCCCTTGCACTCAGTTTTGTGTAACTCCAAAGAGAGGTTCAAAACAGAAGCAGACTCGTTCACTTTTAACCTCAAAACATCTGTCAGGTTAAACTTTCCCCCGTTTAACcataaaatataactttttatatCACATTTATgcaatttatataaaaagaatTTGCTTTGAATATTTGAGTCACCACATGTGGTccatgtgaaataaataaaaacaacatttttaagcaATGTCTGTTCCGAGGTATTAAAACTGACCCgagaaagtataaaagtttagTTTCTCGGTGAAGTAAGTCCATCAGGAGTTCCTTGTTTTGGGGTTGTTTCGGTTCGGAAATCGCATCGCATGCCTGTCAGTTTCATTCTGTGTATCTCTGCATGCGTACAGTATGAATCAGATGTGAATTATTCTACCAGAAATGCTTGGATGATGTTGGCAGATGTGAGATGCAAAACCTGCACCTTTTGTAGCAGAATTACACGAGTTTTCCACCACTGTGCTCTCACAGATCCTCTTGTGTTTTAGAGACATCACTTATTGATGACTAGGTAATGATGGATTTCTGCCATACCTacattgatttttctttgttaatgaAATCTTCAATTCTACGACGCCgctttgtttcaggtttttacaTTCTGACtctgttttcctttcctttttttttttttttttttttttttttttttttgaattgtttCCACTCAGGCAAGTTTGAGCCACCTATATTCCACCCGAACGTCTACCCATCTGGCACCGTGTGTCTGTCCATCCTGGAGGAGGACAAGGACTGGAGGCCTGCCATCACCATCAAACAGGTCTGAGCCCTCGTGTGTTTATGTCGCACCGTGCAGACTTCCTGCTGCGCCCTAAGAACCTTTGTCACATCTGAATAAGTATGGAGCGGAAAAAGAAACCTTGTtagagttttcctttttttgaatgaaaaaaaccccagcttTTTTATGTTATCTATAAAACAGACAGTTATCATTTTATTCATATGGTAAAAGAAACTCTAAGTTCAAATTAATGTAAAATCTGCCATAAGCTGCTTGTGACTCAACTTCTCAGTAACAAGAAGCAACTCCAGCTGATGTGatgcattttagtttttttacaaaatgaattTGATGTAAGACTTAAAAACCCATCTGCAGTCATGAGTCGTAAGGAGTGATCGTTCAGCTACCTTCTGCCGGTGTCTAGTTATGTGTCGATGGGTTGCactggagtgtgtgttggggctACAACCGCACTGAAATTTAGGTtcagtatctgagaaactcaatGATTTGtggccattttagtgtttgctgaGCTGACTGTTTCAAATGAGGTCGACTCCAGAAGTTCATCAGTTGCAGACGAGCATCCAGTGATTTACTGCCTGAGAGTTTCAGCAAAATCTGTCCAGATGTTAAGGATACATTTAGCCAAGACCACACGTACACAGATATGCTTTCCCCCTTTTGGCCTTGTGAGTGATCATGTCTCAAGCAGACTCCAATGCCTCTgataaaaagtgtttgtttgtctccctGTTTAGATCCTGTTGGGTATTCAGGAGCTGCTGAACGAGCCCAACATCCAGGACCCAGCACAAGCAGAGGCCTACACGATTTACTGGTAGGTCGTTTTAAGACTTGAGGCTCCAGCATACTCCGTAAGAAATCAAGAAGTCAGTTCGTGGTCACGTGGTTGCGAGACGTTTGTTTTCACTCTCTCCTTTCATCATCTACTAGACACtcagatcagaactcccaggaagctccttcctcctcctgcagagttaaaacgggtttcttcctgccagcttctcagctctcctgttcttgtacagattttagattttcttaCTGTGACctgacgtgtttattaaacagactgagacagtctCAGCCATGAAGAGTCGCCTGTGTCTCCTcgcggtctttttaagttcacaggtttctaagttttgctggaacagttggaaagacggctgtattttctaacaggttctcagcggagcagcagaagctaaatgactccattaaagctcgccagcttttctgcataaacagcttctgaccaatcacacgacacgTGGCTCAAACCCCTGAGAGAAACAGTTCGGTCAGGGCCTTGTGTCGAGAAGAGGGtggacgaagctgctacgagaacaaaataACGCAGTTTTCGTCACGCAGCCACgtgactttgtgacttctcacgGAGGATGGAAACAGCTTTAACCCGCCGAAGGGCCGTCAGCTGAACCTGGAATGAAAACGTCCTCattggtgtgtttttgtctttcagtcaGAACAGGATGGACTATGAGAAACGGGTCAGAGCTCAAGCCAAGAAGTTTGCCCCCACATAAAAGGGAACGCAGaacccctccccctccccccaacccGTCCCACCTGAGCAGCCTGAAGGGATGATGGTAACACCCAGGAAGCAGGCAGCACCTGAAGGACCACTCCAATAAGAATCAACTTTgagtaatattattattattattattattgttattattattatactgtTCCACAGATGACAAACAAACCtggttttctttattcttatattcaacaaaatacaatagaattattcagatttttacCTGTCTTTaggactttttttctgattttgtaaCTCATGTATAATCCATACCCTAAACATTAATATCACAAGTAACGTGTTGATGGAGCTGTACAGAGAAGACTTGCGTGTCCTGACCAGTTTGTGTAGAGCTCAGCCGATCCAGCCTCCTTCCAGTCCGTATCAAACCGAAGAAATAACGTGGCCACGTCCTCGCGATGCAGTCTCAAGCACAACGGACGCCGGTTGTTTTCCCAGTATCGCTTCtgagtttgaaaagaaaacttaattAAGACAAAGACAATCCAGCACTTCTTAGGGTGGCGGTTGGGGAGCAGATCGTGGCTTGGGGCATTGTTTTATGGGGTGGGGTAGAGCTTCAGCTGGAGAGAAGAGTCAGATCTGCTCCGTCCGGTCAGCTTTTACTTCGGTGTACAGACTTGTTAGTAACCAACTTCACCCACGTCCATCATCAACGCGTCGTCTTCTTCCAAAGATCATGCTGGGCTGAcggaaatttaaaaacacaaacaaaaaaagcaggtcATTCTAACCAAAAATGCTTCCactaatgaacaaataaacGTGTTTTCGTCCACGGAGCGGTCCAGCTGGAACGGCGACAGAAAGCAGAAGACAAGTGCAATTGAGCGTTAGGACGAAGTCTTCGGGtcactcagaagaaaaaaataataattcaggaagttttttttttttctttttttttttccatttgttggttttcttgTGTCAAGATTAAAGTCGGAATGTGAAGATTAAAGTCAAACTATTGAGAGTAAAATTCAAATAGTATTTCGAGAATAAGGTCAAGCTCGATGGAccttgttgttattattattattattattattagtcttTTCCAGTATAAACTCATACTTCAACTCTTAGAAGTTTCCAGAAGTTATTTGCAGGTTGTGTACCTCTCCGGACACACTACTAATATTCATTACAACATTATTCAGGCGctaaaaatagtttcttttattctgaaaatattgAATCactagttgttgttgttttttttcccacacatgGCTCAAAGCTATCAAAGCTTTTATAAATCTATTCTTTTTATCtcaaattaactctgcttttgtcGTTTTGACTTTATTCTCAACTTTTCTACTTTATTCTTGACATTTCGACTTTAATCTCACAACtgaaaaattaaatctgtttttttttttctttttctgagtgTCACTACAGTTTTGTCGTAGAGTGTAAGCGAAGGCCtgaggttctttttttttattattatttttgcctcTAAATCTATGAGCGCATGTACATAATATAAATAAGAGAAAACCGTAGATgtaatgttttatattgttttagcCAGTTGACAATGTGTGTggtattgtaaaaaataaaaaacaataaatggtcTAAAATTGTGAAATAAAGTTGAATGAAAACCAAAGAACGTGCGATTTTCTTTATTGATTTGGGGTTTCAGATAGAAATAGGATTTGGGTTAttgaaatgaaactttaaggtTACTTGTGAGTGctaatagcagcagctagctgtagcacttctacTGCAGCCAGCTAGAATATCATATTAAGGAACCTATGATGATGTGAAGGCTTATAAAATGTTCTCTTCTATAAACTAACATGAGATGTTTAAGACAATAAAATCCTTTTGGGCCGTACGCTGAGTTGATATTGGCTGCCGGGCTGAACCAACTTCCAAAGTGGGTTTTAACCAATTTAAACAACTCCAACtctttaaagtttcatctggttttgcatcttttaatgtGAAACTCAGATATTTTGGAGATGGGAGTTGTTTGGTCTTAAAGTTTCATACTGGTCAGCTTTTACTCTGGACGGTAAAATCCGTTTCTCCAACCTGAAGTCCTCTAAATAGccgtctacagcaggtaagatattaaccatACATGACATTTCCACCAAACTGCACTTCTAATGCGTTACGTTTTTCGATCTCTGGGCTTgtataagtaaatgtttttaagtgtGAAGCGGACTGAGTCACATTggcaaaactgtaaaaatagtgcctgttttttgtgctttgtgttttttcacactttgGTTTCAGAAGccgttgtttatttttttagggaCCTGGAGGTGAAACCTGATGTAATGCTCTCGGGTTTGTTGTGTGACATTCTGAAGAAATGTAACACCTTCGACACCTctcctgttgtttttgcttcaccTCTCCCATTCTTCATCCTCTCCGTATGACCTCATTTCACCAGAACAAGCAAAGATCGAGGTGATAAGACCAgttcttgtccttttttttttttttcagtgacatGTGAACGGCTTTTGCAATATTTCGTTTCTGTCTGTTGACCCTGTGCTCTGCGTCCGTTCTGttcctctgtctgtttgttcaaAGCATGTCATCGGACCTAATTACTAGAGGTCCTGTACGACGTTACATGTTCTAAAAACTCTGAATAAGATGTGTGTGGTCGTCATGCCTTGGGCTCTTATGCACAGGAAGACTAGAGCTCCAGTCGTGCACAAATAAACAAGGAATAAGAGATTAAATTTGGGTGGTGATCTGGTCAGtgtccaaggtcaaaggtcacagatcagcctgtgcTCTAACCCGTCAGCTTTATGACAGGAATGTGacaactccacagctggacacctcatgggtcaggggtgatcaccgttgatttcaaggtcatagATAAAAGTCACAACTGACCTTGTTCTCTAACTGTGCAACCATGTAACAGAGGAAAAtgaaactccacagctggacacctctttcgtcaagggtgatcaccattgatttcaaggccatggagtcaaaggtcaacatcacagatGACCTAGAGCTCTAACTGTCAAACAGCGTGATGCAGGAACgtaaaactgcacagctggacacctcatgggtcaaagatgat
It encodes:
- the LOC108236207 gene encoding SUMO-conjugating enzyme UBC9-like; the protein is MSGIALSRLSQERKAWRKDHPFGFVAVPTKNPDGTMNLMNWECAIPGKKGTLWEGGLYKLRMLFKDDYPSSPPKCKFEPPIFHPNVYPSGTVCLSILEEDKDWRPAITIKQILLGIQELLNEPNIQDPAQAEAYTIYCQNRMDYEKRVRAQAKKFAPT